The Methylacidimicrobium sp. B4 genome contains a region encoding:
- a CDS encoding arsenate reductase ArsC: MQTPPPTLATKPAVLFLCTGNSARSVLAEFLFRSLARDRFRVESAGSRPTGRVNPHALSVLRKVYGIDASSARSKRIDELPSDPFAAVITLCDSAAAECPIWPYPAARSHWPFPDPAAVEGTPEEKERAFADVARALEGRFRSLLALPVETLSRSQLEAELRKLSS; this comes from the coding sequence ACTGGCGACCAAGCCCGCCGTCCTTTTCCTCTGCACCGGCAATTCCGCCCGGAGCGTTCTCGCTGAATTCCTCTTCCGCTCCCTCGCCAGAGACCGCTTCCGGGTCGAGAGCGCTGGCTCCCGCCCCACCGGCCGGGTCAACCCCCACGCCCTTTCCGTGCTGCGGAAAGTGTACGGTATCGACGCCTCATCGGCCCGCAGCAAGCGGATCGACGAGCTGCCGAGTGATCCGTTCGCGGCGGTGATCACCCTCTGCGACAGCGCCGCGGCCGAATGCCCCATCTGGCCCTATCCGGCCGCCCGCTCTCACTGGCCCTTTCCCGATCCGGCGGCCGTCGAGGGAACCCCTGAGGAGAAGGAGCGGGCCTTTGCCGACGTCGCCCGCGCGCTCGAGGGACGTTTCCGCAGTCTCCTGGCACTTCCCGTGGAAACGCTCTCCCGTTCCCAGCTCGAGGCCGAGCTGCGGAAGCTCTCCTCGTAG
- a CDS encoding type II toxin-antitoxin system VapC family toxin, translating into MIVLDASAVLEVLLRTAQGRTIEERIFHPDESMHAPHLLDLEVAQVCRRYCLRRVMSRRRGKEALTDLSDLPIERYPHLPLLGRAWELYPNLTVYDAIYVALAEALRAPLLTRDARLAAAPGHSALIELV; encoded by the coding sequence ATGATCGTCCTCGACGCTTCCGCCGTTCTAGAGGTTCTGCTTCGCACCGCGCAGGGGAGGACCATTGAGGAACGAATCTTCCATCCGGACGAATCGATGCACGCTCCCCATCTTTTGGATCTGGAAGTGGCCCAGGTTTGTCGAAGATACTGTCTCCGTCGCGTGATGAGCAGACGCCGAGGGAAGGAAGCTCTCACCGATTTGAGCGACCTTCCCATCGAACGATATCCACACCTTCCTCTCCTTGGCAGGGCATGGGAGCTCTATCCGAACCTCACCGTCTATGACGCGATCTACGTGGCTCTTGCCGAGGCGCTTCGAGCGCCCCTTCTGACTCGGGACGCACGCCTGGCTGCAGCTCCCGGACATTCTGCTCTCATTGAGCTCGTCTAA
- the arsA gene encoding arsenical pump-driving ATPase gives MRFLEDPPRFLFFTGKGGVGKTSLACASAVYLAEEGKRVLLVSTDPASNVGQVFSFSIGHRIAAVPAVAHLSALEIDPQEAARAYRERIVGPVRGHLPEPVVRGIEEQLSGACTTEIAAFDEFTVLLTDSERTAGFDHVLFDTAPTGHTIRLLQLPSAWSGFLEAGKGGVSCLGPMAGLGRQRNQYKAAVEALADPGRTRLVLVTRAQEAALREVARTREELAAIGLRQQHLVVNGIFPSDEAQEDRLAASIRRREQDALRRMPEALRALPREEIPLQPFNLVGLDPLRRLLKGKGPRVELLEATELVRPSSPALSALLEGIAADGRGLVMFLGKGGVGKTTLAAAFAVELARRGFPVHLTTSDPAAHLTETLGDASSRLMVSRIDPREEAERYRKEVLEAKGTHLDAAGRALLEEDLRSPCTEEVAVFQAFSRILQEAEEKFVILDTAPTGHTLLLLDATGAYHREVIRQKEKRGTSCTTPLMRLQDPRQTKVLIVTLAETTPVLEAAGLQADLRRAGIEPWAWIVNSSVAAANPRSPLLRQRAQSEWREIDAVAAVHAKRFALVPLLEREPVGIAPLRELIDRSDPRAAG, from the coding sequence ATGCGCTTTCTCGAAGATCCACCCCGCTTCCTCTTCTTTACGGGGAAGGGTGGGGTCGGCAAGACCTCTCTGGCCTGCGCCTCGGCCGTGTATCTGGCGGAGGAAGGCAAGCGGGTCCTTCTGGTCAGCACCGACCCGGCCTCGAACGTGGGGCAGGTGTTCAGCTTCTCCATCGGTCACCGGATCGCGGCCGTTCCCGCGGTGGCTCATCTTTCCGCGCTGGAAATCGACCCCCAGGAGGCGGCCCGCGCCTATCGGGAGAGGATCGTCGGCCCCGTCCGCGGCCACTTGCCCGAGCCGGTGGTCCGGGGGATCGAGGAGCAGCTTTCCGGGGCATGCACGACCGAGATCGCCGCCTTTGACGAGTTCACCGTGCTGCTGACCGACTCGGAGCGGACGGCGGGCTTTGACCATGTTCTCTTTGATACCGCGCCTACGGGGCATACGATTCGGCTGCTGCAGCTCCCCAGCGCTTGGAGCGGATTCCTCGAGGCGGGAAAAGGGGGGGTCTCCTGCCTGGGGCCGATGGCGGGGCTCGGCAGGCAGCGCAACCAGTACAAGGCCGCCGTCGAGGCGTTGGCCGACCCGGGGCGCACTCGATTGGTCCTGGTCACGCGCGCCCAGGAAGCCGCATTACGGGAGGTCGCCCGCACGCGGGAAGAGCTGGCGGCGATTGGCCTCCGGCAGCAGCACCTGGTCGTCAACGGGATCTTCCCTTCGGACGAAGCGCAAGAGGATCGACTCGCCGCCTCGATCCGGCGGCGGGAGCAGGACGCGCTTCGCCGGATGCCCGAGGCGCTCCGTGCCTTGCCGCGGGAGGAGATTCCCCTTCAGCCGTTCAACCTCGTCGGGCTCGATCCGCTGCGGCGGCTGCTGAAGGGAAAGGGGCCAAGGGTGGAGTTACTGGAGGCGACGGAACTGGTCCGCCCGAGCTCCCCTGCGCTCTCCGCCCTGCTCGAAGGGATCGCCGCCGACGGCCGGGGGCTCGTGATGTTCCTGGGCAAGGGCGGGGTCGGAAAGACCACGCTTGCGGCCGCATTCGCGGTCGAGCTGGCGCGCCGCGGCTTTCCCGTCCATCTGACCACCTCCGATCCGGCGGCCCACTTGACCGAGACGCTGGGAGACGCTTCCTCCCGGCTCATGGTCAGTCGCATCGACCCGCGCGAGGAGGCCGAGCGGTACCGCAAGGAGGTGCTGGAGGCCAAGGGTACCCACCTCGACGCCGCGGGGCGCGCCCTGCTCGAGGAGGACCTGCGGTCGCCTTGCACGGAGGAGGTTGCGGTCTTCCAAGCCTTCTCTCGCATCCTGCAGGAGGCGGAGGAGAAGTTCGTCATCCTCGACACCGCCCCCACGGGCCACACGCTCCTCTTGCTCGATGCGACCGGCGCCTATCACCGCGAGGTCATCCGCCAGAAGGAAAAACGCGGGACCTCTTGCACGACCCCGCTCATGCGGCTGCAGGATCCGAGACAGACGAAGGTGTTGATCGTCACGTTGGCCGAGACGACACCCGTGCTCGAAGCCGCGGGCTTGCAAGCCGACCTTCGCCGTGCCGGCATCGAGCCGTGGGCATGGATTGTGAACAGCAGCGTTGCGGCGGCGAACCCGCGTTCGCCCTTGCTGCGGCAGCGTGCGCAGAGCGAATGGCGCGAGATCGACGCCGTGGCGGCGGTTCACGCCAAGCGTTTCGCCCTGGTTCCGCTCTTGGAGCGGGAGCCGGTCGGCATCGCACCGCTGCGGGAGTTGATCGATCGCTCCGACCCGCGAGCGGCGGGCTAA
- the arsD gene encoding arsenite efflux transporter metallochaperone ArsD: protein MTTIEIFEPPLCCSTGVCGAEVDQVLVDFAADVEWAKRNGAPIERRNLAQEPIAFAENATVRAFLERSGQEALPLVLVGGEVALAGRYPSRSELARWAGLAEEVGEEPEEDCGSGHCSCC, encoded by the coding sequence ATGACAACGATCGAAATTTTTGAGCCGCCGCTCTGTTGCAGCACGGGAGTCTGTGGTGCCGAGGTCGACCAGGTGCTGGTCGACTTCGCCGCCGATGTGGAGTGGGCGAAGCGGAACGGGGCGCCGATCGAGCGGCGGAATCTCGCCCAAGAGCCGATCGCCTTTGCCGAGAACGCCACGGTGAGGGCCTTCCTCGAGCGTTCCGGCCAAGAGGCGCTTCCCCTGGTTCTGGTTGGAGGCGAAGTGGCCTTGGCCGGTCGCTACCCTAGCCGTTCCGAGCTGGCCCGCTGGGCGGGCCTGGCGGAGGAGGTCGGGGAGGAGCCGGAGGAGGATTGCGGCTCCGGACACTGTTCCTGCTGCTGA